From one Triticum aestivum cultivar Chinese Spring chromosome 4B, IWGSC CS RefSeq v2.1, whole genome shotgun sequence genomic stretch:
- the LOC123095098 gene encoding MEIOTIC F-BOX protein MOF, translated as MDAAGVDRLSDLTDCLLHAILSRLKARQVVQTCVLSSRWRRLWLAVPCLDIDGGEDQEEEDEEERHKKLDDFVDNLLLCRSTCASSPLHTLRVSVASPRPLWRRLHHDRGSSICAAHTRWVSRGLESSPAVLEVRGIKLPSFASGTHRLTKLVLQDVILHKDFEKHLFAWLTLLQDLEIRSSDMSNLSRIESNTLKNLTVEAGTIFNFEVIAPRLASLHLAVQFRGLRAFSVTVQEAPDLVQASLRLLDNPLPAKEYPFVFQQDPTLLPPMLCRFLCSLSNVRSLELSGFRDMAQHISPPPPPGVPWPAEYQFQIMVPGSDKSAPCPILQAILDEEHDRLPMFRNLRTLVLEQCEIGDNIQTLCSFLHNTPALEKLTLKNCECQNVPSSSASNILEMGFMTSSLSLIQIQYDDRDDHEGQGTRQVDNVVTMVEKNMPVTAMIHVTKVRKN; from the exons ATGGATGCCGCCGGCGTCGACCGGCTGAGCGACCTGACGGACTGCCTGCTCCACGCCATCCTCTCCCGCCTGAAGGCCCGGCAGGTCGTGCAAACCTGCGTGCTGTCGTCGAGGTGGCGCCGCCTCTGGCTGGCCGTCCCGTGCCTCGACATCGACGGCGGGGAGgaccaagaggaggaagatgaggaggagcgGCACAAGAAGCTGGACGATTTCGTCGACAACCTCTTGCTTTGCCGTAGCACCTGCGCCTCCTCGCCGCTGCACACCCTTCGGGTGAGCGTCGCCTCGCCGCGGCCTCTGTGGAGGCGGCTCCACCACGACCGCGGTTCTTCCATCTGCGCCGCGCACACCAGATGGGTTAGCCGTGGCCTCGAGAGCTCCCCGGCGGTGCTCGAAGTACGCGGCATCAAGCTGCCTTCGTTCGCCTCAGGCACCCACCGCCTCACCAAGCTGGTCCTTCAGGACGTGATCCTCCACAAGGATTTCGAGAAGCACCTCTTCGCCTGGCTCACACTCCTCCAAGACTTGGAGATCAGAAGCTCGGACATGTCCAATCTCTCAAGGATCGAGTCCAACACGCTCAAGAACCTCACAGTTGAGGCAGGCACCATCTTCAACTTCGAGGTCATAGCCCCTCGGCTCGCCTCGCTGCACCTTGCCGTCCAGTTCCGTGGCCTCCGAGCCTTCTCTGTCACCGTACAGGAGGCGCCTGATCTTGTCCAAGCATCCCTCCGCTTATTGGACAACCCTCTGCCGGCGAAAGAATATCCCTTTGTTTTTCAACAGGACCCAACTTTGTTGCCACCGATGCTATGTAGATTTCTCTGCTCTCTATCCAACGTCAGGAGCTTGGAGCTGTCAGGATTCCGTGATATG GCACAACATATTTCGCCACCTCCTCCACCTGGTGTTCCTTGGCCTGCCGAGTACCAATTTCAAATAATGGTGCCAGGAAGTGATAAATCTGCCCCATGTCCTATATTGCAGGCGATACTTGATGAGGAGCACGATAGATTACCAATGTTCCGCAATCTAAGAACCCTGGTCCTTGAACAATGTGAGATTGGTGACAACATTCAGACGTTGTGTAGTTTCCTGCATAATACGCCTGCCCTCGAGAAACTTACTCTGAAGAACTGTGAG tGCCAAAACGTTCCATCTAGTTCAGCGTCCAACATTTTGGAGATGGGATTTATGACCTCCAGTCTCAGCCTAATACAAATCCAGTACGATGACAGGGATGATCATGAAGGCCAAGGTACTCGACAAGTTGACAATGTTGTGACCATGGTGGAGAAGAACATGCCAGTGACTGCAATGATCCATGTGACCAA
- the LOC123093060 gene encoding uncharacterized protein, which yields MRLSFRQDTDMAGAIFMCSTRAREQFFVSGVFRVALEYQPFVDNVKQGMPLFLFDYNERKLYGVFEAASDGGLDITDRAAFRSSGHSYPAQVRFKIIWKCRPLAEDEFSHAIKENYYTMYKFYFDLSYQQVVQLYELFDNKRVEQPIRNYTISAHSKEGHFSKGRPDKRSLTPNISPISTDQSHTLIVTAGTNYSAPTRMRGTVPHNFEARTNLSVPLVSKPVGVQIDPIHSSHHVQKILPYHNNSHLQDVSTVDGISTQVYAPCSQTNGYHQDQVVANQSYPISDDYMHSSLSSGCMTASPTDRIRSSEKQSYVGSTSRSLQHITQASTGGDRNYVNSTPNVPSYHFSLANRQGSANLKDNYDIDCHHCKEIHTSEHQHLSKERAQVAPVLIQQGIPAYPEVPEVSTIGQRKDDFSDYIPIADCAQDFDNDWWKHGSYHSVSSSLDRRNVIGASMSDQLHTNREIEAESNTTLVPGQCSQNSVFSRLSMKQQPLQEVVGSQNSVFSRLSPKQQPLQEITGPSLSQMLNSLSTRTKQWSSGNSTHISKEREIRSENSTLISEKREIRSENMTLISHKREDRALAYDAGKQLAVEQSIDITCPLAELNLPNVVEGKESAEPPFLNFKRRSETVQLDGNLGKETSGKMKRRKLVRPSFGENNNSTNSGKEIEVNGAEDRKHPHFDADGNKFNIDLNKPASTDNDVVKEDGSTILCPVDINIQTEKSCEVNTAHKLNFSDAMEVTGKQDHPVENAAQTGGKVSLDLSIADLDAMDKSKLQAILDSPWLQALDKLRNCKSNNSEVAGSSTCGDDNTLKMETNPDGST from the exons ATGAGGCTCTCCTTCAGGCAAGACACGGACATGGCAGGTGCGATCTTCATGTGCAGCACCAGGGCAAGGGAGCAGTTCTTTGTCTCAGGCGTTTTCAGAGTTGCTTTAGAGTATCAGCCCTTTGTCGACAATGTCAAACAAGGGATGCCTCTCTTTCTCTTTGACTACAACGAACGCAAGCTTTACGGGGTGTTTGAGGCTGCCTCTGATGGTGGACTGGATATTACTGACAGAGCTGCTTTTAGATCTTCTGGCCACTCATATCCTGCACAG GTTCGATTCAAAATTATTTGGAAGTGCAGACCACTTGCAGAAGATGAGTTCTCTCATGCCATAAAAGAGAATTACTATACGATGTATAAATTCTATTTTGACCTTTCCTACCAGCAG GTTGTCCAGCTATATGAGTTGTTTGATAATAAGAGGGTAGAGCAACCTATTCGCAACTACACCATAAGTGCTCATTCGAAAGAAGGCCACTTCAGTAAAGGGAGACCAGACAAAAGGAGTTTGACTCCAAATATTTCTCCCATTTCTACTGATCAATCACACACTTTGATTGTAACAGCTGGAACAAACTATTCTGCTCCTACAAGGATGCGTGGAACTGTACCACATAATTTTGAGGCACGAACAAATCTGTCAGTGCCATTGGTAAGTAAACCTGTTGGAGTCCAAATTGATCCCATCCACAGCAGCCATCATGTTCAAAAGATATTACCTTATCATAACAATTCACATCTCCAAGATGTTTCGACAGTAGATGGCATTTCAACTCAGGTATATGCTCCCTGTTCTCAGACAAATGGATATCACCAAGATCAAGTTGTTGCAAATCAATCATATCCAATATCTGATGACTACATGCACAGTAGCTTGTCTTCTGGATGCATGACTGCCAGTCCAACTGATAGAATTAGGTCGTCTGAAAAGCAGTCATATGTAGGCAGTACTTCGCGATCTCTTCAACATATTACTCAGGCATCAACTGGCGGAGACAGAAACTACGTGAATTCAACTCCAAATGTCCCTTCGTATCATTTTTCTCTGGCAAATCGACAAGGCAGTGCTAACTTGAAGGACAACTATGATATCGACTGTCACCACTGCAAAGAGATACACACATCTGAGCATCAGCACTTAAGCAAGGAAAGAGCTCAAGTAGCTCCAGTATTAATCCAACAAGGTATTCCTGCATACCCTGAAGTTCCTGAAGTATCAACAATTGGTCAACGGAAAGATGATTTTAGTGATTACATCCCGATTGCTGATTGTGCTCAAGATTTTGATAATGATTGGTGGAAACATGGCTCCTATCATAGTGTTTCAAGTTCACTGGATCGTCGAAATGTTATTGGAGCCAGCATGTCAGATCAATTACACACAAATCGTGAAATAGAAGCTGAAAGTAACACAACATTAGTTCCTGGTCAGTGCTCACAAAACAGTGTGTTTTCTCGCTTATCGATGAAGCAACAACCTCTTCAAGAAGTTGTTGGCTCACAAAACAGTGTGTTTTCTCGCTTATCACCGAAGCAACAACCTCTTCAAGAAATTACTGGTCCTTCACTCAGTCAAATGCTTAATTCACTTTCTACAAGAACAAAACAATGGAGCAGTGGGAATAGTACACATATTTCTAAAGAAAGAGAGATTAGAAGTGAGAACAGTACACTTATTTCTGAAAAAAGAGAGATCAGAAGTGAGAACATGACACTTATTTCTCACAAAAGAGAGGATAGAGCACTTGCTTATGATGCTGGCAAACAGTTGGCTGTTGAACAGTCCATTGACATAACCTGTCCTCTTGCTGAGCTAAACCTGCCAAACGTAGTAGAAGGAAAAGAAAGTGCAGAGCCTCCCTTCTTAAACTTCAAGAGGCGCAGCGAAACAGTGCAGCTGGATGGCAACTTAGGAAAGGAGACTAGTGGAAAAATGAAGAGGAGAAAGCTTGTGCGCCCTTCCTTTGGGGAGAATAACAACTCTACTAATTCTGGAAAAGAGATCGAAGTGAATGGAGCAGAGGACAGGAAACACCCACATTTCGACGCCGATGGGAACAAGTTCAATATTGACCTGAACAAACCGGCATCCACAGACAATGATGTAGTGAAGGAGGATGGTAGCACTATACTGTGTCCTGTTGATATCAACATACAAACTGAGAAGTCCTGTGAAGTAAACACCGCACACAAGCTGAATTTTTCAGATGCTATGGAGGTAACTGGGAAACAAGATCACCCTGTGGAGAATGccgcacaaactggtggtaaagtTTCACTTGATTTGAGCATTGCAGATTTGGATGCGATGGACAAGTCTAAGCTTCAAGCAATTCTTGATTCACCATGGTTGCAAGCACTTGACAAGCTGAGGAATTGCAAGTCCAACAACTCTGAGGTGGCTGGATCAAGCACTTGTGGTGATGACAATACATTGAAAATGGAGACGAACCCTGATGGGAGCACCTAA